The Tenebrio molitor chromosome 2, icTenMoli1.1, whole genome shotgun sequence DNA segment TTTTCAGTGAGGCGATCACTTTGTAAGATTTCTTGCAAGTCGATGTTGTCATATTTGATGGTGTACTTCTCCTCTGGACGCGCAAATACCAGGCCAAGGCAAGTCACAAGTAAAACTGcgaacaatttcatttttatttttgggtTTAACAAACAGCCGAGATAAACATGAATTGGTGCTCTCGAAACGATCTTTGGTGTATTTATACGAAAAGGTGAGGTGAGTTTTGGTCTtgttgatttcatttttgagtGGGGCGAACGGTGCTTCTGTGAAAACTGAGTGACGTCATaggaatattttgtttttgtaaaggAAAGAAAAAAGTACTTGTGCTTGTtaacaaatattaaattatgcGGTTTGACGTAATGATTTTTGTTAACCgataaattattcaatttgatgtaaaattgtttttaacgaATTATCATTTAAGCACTTACTTAATTGATTAATTTCCGTCTATTTGATTTCgtgatattgaatttttttgcaagGGTATCTTAAACTGGTTTTCCTTAAAAGTCCAACAGAAATTTTCCACGcacttatttattaaatgtaaaatcaaTTCATACATTTAgacgtttttattttgtaggAGTCATGCCCGAAGCCCTCCAAACCGAATGTGAAAAATGcagtgaaaaacaaaagcaattATCCAGACAAGTTATTCACTACTTAATTGACCATAAATCACAAATGTGGAAGGAACTGTCAGCGAAGTATGACCCTGACGGAATATACTTTGCGAAATACAAGGATGATCTTGGTTCATAAACTTGTTTGTTAGTCTCGACGTGTGATTTTAATAGTtgtattatttgttttatctgcataatgttttttaatgttctaagtcgaatacatttttttttctcaaggTTATAATCTTTACCAAGTTGACCGCAAAATTTCCAATACTTTTTGTGACATTGAATCTAAAAATTGTgagacaagaaataaaaaatactttggAACGATCGTGTTTTTGTTGAGGTTCTGGGGACGAACAACCATATTGCTGTTTGCTATCACCTAGTTCCAGCATTCAAAATACCTACCTACTTGTGTGCGTTCTAGGTTATATCTATTACTTTTTGTAGATATTAACTAAATGAGGTCACAGTGTTattgttaaagaaaaatttctgCTAGAAATTGTAGAGGGCAATAAAttgtttacatttaaaaaaattaaatttgcacaCGACGGCGACAGTTAAATCATGTGAGCAAGTAGTTATCCTCCAGCTAAAATTGTGTCACACGACACGATAATTCATTGATATTATAGTTCAATGAAGAGTActtgattattataaaaatattattactatttttaATAGAATATTGTTAAATGTTATGTTATGGCTATCATAACCACGGCAGATGTCGGAGAGCGAGGATTTTAAGACATCTAAAGTGGTTTGTCCAAAAGTTTACCGGTTTCAGAATAAGCCGaagagaataaaataaaacaattaaatccaaaaactcgttttaaaatagattgagttgatcgcgtttgcatgatatgttcaggtgtcatagttacatttgattgttaatacaaacagacatttcGCAGAATGAGTTTGAATGATAGTGTTTTACCGGAAAACGTCTTAAATGAAGAAAAACAAGCTTTAAATAGCTTAATATGTATCGGAAAAATCGAAAGGCAGGAAGTACTTATCTGAAATCATAGAGACATtcaaacaattgcagaatctaaataaggttatagctgtaaatgaaagtgatgttggcgtattttcatgaactGGTAAGTCCTGATCACGgaattcttaaaataaattccgTGGTCCTGATAGTGTAGTTTCGTagcgtgtgagtttccagaaagtgctaacatcttgtcttcaacttttGTCTACATAcatgaaaaattttcgaaaacaacgacctcaatgtgtaatgatGAAGACAAGGAAAGTACGGAgtatgaattttttgacaatgccaatggcgcggcaagtttgctaatgctatttcattgcagcggcaaggaaagccgactacaagagctatgagtttccagaaagtgcccccacaacttgtcttcaacttctgtctacataaaaattattataataatcgattaattttgaataaactttacttaccgttcgagaacaccaaaaattacttaccgtccaggttatcgttagcaacgagtaaacagagcttaccgTCTTgaaaacagacgtggtaaacaagcatatagagtacaatcgcccaaaaaaataattaagtacATATGTACTATCTTATTTGTTGCATTTGTCCAAATCTCCTATCGACTACGACTgcctattttaaatatctcaGGAcacttattaaataataataataatattaatattgtCTTTATTCGATAATTGTAgttaaaattcaataaatacaataacaGTTATTTCtagaaaataaatcagttACAACAGTAACAATTCTAAGaacacaaataataataactggGGTGGCGCCTTTCAACAACGTTGCTCTTCCAAGTAACCACCCCCCTCCCCCCAaacttaacctaaattctaaaaagagaaaaaggaaaaaaagagaaaaaagaaaaaaagagaaaaataaaaaccaaaataTGGATTATAAATCAAGATTGCGTATGTATGTACCATTTGTGAAAATGAGTACATTCACAATGTAATTGGTGTAgcaaaaagatattttttaaatttggatttaaaaatatcaatatcaatatcaaataTCAATCAATCAATTGATTTCAATATAtcaataaaaacacattttttagaaAGAATTAGTACAAATCTGTCACTATATActaaactactattatataAGTCTATTGTTGCACCACATGTGGAATATTGTTCTGCACTGTTATTTATGCTACCAAACTATCGAATTAAAGAGTTGCAATTGATACAAAATCGTTGCAtgagaattattttaaattgtagtaAATATACCCCCATCAAAGACATGTTTATGTGTATTAAACTTAATGAGTGTAAAAACTAGAATTCATTTTAATATAATGATTaccatatttaaaataaataatcaccTCTTGCCAGAATTTTTACTTAATAAAATCTCACAGAACAAAGAGACacacaattataatttaagagacccatttaatttcaaaattaacagATGTAGAACACATAAGACATAcaacacaatattttttaggggTCTGTCTATGTACAACATGTTACCGTTATAGCTTAAAGAATGTAACAACTTACTTCGATTTAAAGTACATCTCAGACAGTATTTTAAAGAGAATATTGTTATGTGTTAGAAATagtaaatttgtattttttgtgattGTTTAACTATggttaatttgatttttattgtaattttgtagCAATTTGCTAAATAaacttcttctttctttctttctttaaaaacaGAAATGCTAGGTGACTGTTTTATTTCACTGGGAATCAAGTTATAGATTCTTGCGGCGCTATAGGAGAAACTTCTTTGATATAATGCCGAACTATGCGCAGGAACAATAAAATGGTCGTAGTATCAGTTTTTTGTAGAGGTAATGAGGCAGCTGCCGTTTACTTAGCTGAAACAAAAAGACTCCAAAATGTAGCAGAAATCGCTCCGGAAGCCTCATCCAGCCTGCTTccttatatttatatgaaatataATCGAACTTACGTATGTTAAAGCAAAATCTCAGACAACAGTTCTGCACTCTCTGAAGATTCTctttatctttatttaaaatcgcaGGCCAGTATACAATACCACA contains these protein-coding regions:
- the LOC138122881 gene encoding ejaculatory bulb-specific protein 3-like — protein: MKILLLLSLLISLTSCEKYTTKFDNINVDEILSSDRLLKNYFNCVMDKGPCTPDAEELKRVMPEALQTECEKCSEKQKQLSRQVIHYLIDHKSQMWKELSAKYDPDGIYFAKYKDDLGS